The following are encoded together in the Ezakiella massiliensis genome:
- a CDS encoding TrkH family potassium uptake protein yields MNRRVVLYNISRILLLVGLLLFLPILVALYYRESFYNIAAFLKSILIIALVSLPFAIKKPKNSGVYIKEGMIVVSLSWILISFFGSLPFYFSGQIPSLVDAFFETASGFTTTGSSILTDVESLSNSMLFWRSFTHFIGGMGVLVLVLAISPNTSLSDIQFMKAEVPGPQFGKMLSKLKSTAQLLYLIYIGMTIILIFALVIAGMPVFDSVLHAFGTAGTGGFGIKAASIGYYNSAAIEIIISIGMILFGVNFHVFYLILIGKVKDALRSEELKTYLSIIAIATLLIFINILPSQITSGSALRQSLFSVSSVMTTTGYSTADFNTWPMFSKWVLVTLMFIGGCAGSTAGGIKVSRVIIIFKTAVAEVKKIVSPNRCVVVNVDNRKVEQSVERGVSNYLLIYAIVFMAILGLISFFTPDFETAFTSVAATFNNIGPGLGVVGPTGSFAMFHPIAKIILSFAMIAGRLEIVPVLFLFNPGIWKN; encoded by the coding sequence ATGAACAGACGAGTAGTATTATACAATATATCTAGAATACTTTTATTGGTAGGGCTCTTGCTTTTTTTACCGATTTTAGTAGCTTTATATTATAGGGAAAGTTTTTATAATATAGCTGCATTTTTAAAATCGATACTAATAATTGCACTCGTAAGCCTACCTTTTGCTATAAAGAAGCCAAAAAATTCTGGAGTTTATATTAAAGAAGGCATGATTGTTGTAAGTCTTTCCTGGATTTTAATTAGCTTTTTTGGATCCTTGCCTTTTTATTTTAGTGGGCAAATTCCAAGTCTGGTTGATGCATTTTTTGAAACAGCAAGTGGATTTACCACAACAGGCTCAAGTATATTGACAGATGTAGAATCTTTGTCAAATTCTATGCTATTTTGGAGGAGTTTTACCCACTTTATTGGTGGGATGGGAGTCCTAGTATTGGTCCTTGCAATTTCACCAAACACCAGTTTAAGTGATATTCAATTTATGAAAGCAGAAGTACCTGGGCCACAGTTTGGAAAGATGCTTAGCAAATTAAAAAGTACTGCTCAACTTTTATATTTGATATATATTGGTATGACAATAATTTTGATTTTTGCTCTTGTAATTGCTGGAATGCCAGTTTTTGATAGTGTTCTTCATGCATTTGGCACAGCAGGAACTGGAGGCTTTGGTATAAAAGCTGCTAGTATTGGCTATTATAACTCGGCTGCTATTGAAATTATTATTTCGATTGGGATGATTTTATTTGGGGTAAATTTCCATGTTTTTTATTTGATTTTAATTGGCAAAGTAAAAGATGCTCTAAGATCAGAAGAATTAAAAACATATTTATCAATAATCGCCATTGCTACACTCTTAATTTTTATAAATATATTACCAAGTCAAATAACTTCTGGAAGTGCACTTCGCCAATCACTTTTTAGTGTTTCATCTGTTATGACGACAACTGGCTATTCTACTGCCGATTTTAACACTTGGCCCATGTTTAGTAAGTGGGTTTTGGTAACACTAATGTTCATCGGAGGATGCGCTGGTTCGACTGCTGGAGGAATTAAGGTCTCAAGGGTTATTATAATTTTTAAAACGGCTGTTGCTGAGGTAAAGAAAATTGTATCGCCAAATAGGTGTGTGGTCGTTAATGTAGATAATAGAAAAGTTGAACAGTCGGTGGAAAGAGGGGTTTCAAATTATCTGCTTATATATGCAATAGTATTTATGGCAATACTTGGACTCATATCATTTTTTACACCGGATTTTGAAACAGCCTTTACATCTGTTGCAGCAACTTTTAATAATATAGGACCTGGCCTTGGTGTTGTTGGTCCTACTGGAAGTTTTGCAATGTTTCATCCAATAGCAAAAATTATTTTGTCTTTTGCAATGATTGCAGGCAGACTTGAAATTGTTCCAGTATTATTTTTATTTAATCCTGGTATTTGGAAAAATTAA